The Eggerthella guodeyinii sequence CCTCGAAAGGATGTTCTGAATGCCCTCAACCGCCCCCGGGTGCCTAACGTTCGAAGCGTTTTTCCGCTTTTCTGCACGGTGCAATTGTGGAAAATGTTGAAAACTCGCGTTTCATTCGAGACGCATTGTGGAAATCTCCAACGTCATTGGTTTGTCAAGATATGATTTCTCATTATTTTACAAGGCTCTCATCAGGCATGAAAGGTGACTGCACCTATTAACGAAGCTCTGACCAGGTACTTTGCAGTATCCACCACGACCGTTATTCATGCGACCGGGCAAGACGTTACGCATTCTTCACACGAATGAAGCCAAACGGTCACGTTTTATTTGAAAGAGGATTTCGCCGTCGGATGGCGCCCCAAGCCGGAATCTATCAACATTTTTGCACGGTTTTCACCAACGTTCGTACGTTTTCCAGAAAGCATTCTTCAACGTTTTCCACATTTTCTGAATAGAAAGTGGAAAACGTTGAAAAGCCCATGTGGAAAGCCCTATGAAATTTAGGAAAGGATGAATGTGTCGGTTTGAATGCTATGAATTCCCCAGGTGGATGGATTCAGAATCGAAAAAACGCTACAATGCCAATGAATGTCACTGAAAAATGCTGAATATCGAATCTGAAAACGGAACACCATTGGACAACCAGATTGAAAAAGCAGATCATCAGGATGAATCCGCTGATGACGGCGTGGAGTCGTTCGACTACACGCATGTGCACGCCGTGGCGCGCATCGCGTTGTACGACGATCTTCGCAGCGCGCCGCGCGTAACCGAGATACATCCGGCGCCGACGGCTGAATTCATTGAAAGCCTCGCTTCGAAAATTTATGAACAAGCGAAAAGCGCCGGCGGCACCATTCCGTACACCGTTATCCGCGAGGTGTCGGAAAACTTCATCCATGCGCGGTTCGCCGAAGCGACCGTGTCCATCCTCGACGACGGCAACACCATCCGCTTCGCCGACCAAGGCCCGGGCATACCTTATAAGGATCAAGCGCAGATCCCCGGGTTCACGTCCGCCATCGAGCCGATGAAGCATTACATTCGCGGCGTGGGGTCGGGCCTTCCCATCGTGAAGGAGTACCTCGACTTCTCGCACGGCACCATCACCATCGAAGACAACCTGGGCACGGGCGCCGTGGTCACCATCAGCCTGCGCGCCGGCCAGCCCTCCGCGACGCCGGGCGACGGTCTGGCTCCCCTGGAGCCCGCGTACCCGCCGCGCGACCTGGGCCCGCAGCCGCAGCCGCAATCGCAACCGCAGGCGCCGATGCAGCAGCAGCCGGCCTACCCGGTGCAATACGGCTACGCGAACCCGCCGTACCCCCAGGAGCAAGCGCCCGTTCCGGCATCCGCGCGCCCGCCGTACGGCTACGAGCCCGAACCGCAGTACATCCCTCCGCGTTACGCGCAGGACCCGTACGCAGGGGGGAACCCGTATTACCCCCCGACGGCCGCACCGTCGTACCGCGCGCAGGGCATGGCCGCGCAGCACTCCATGGCACCGCTCATCCCGCCGCTTTCGCAGCGTGAACGCGACTTCCTGCCCATATTCCTCAACGAGGGAGCGCTGGGCGTCACGGATCTGTCGCGCCTGACGGGCGTTCCGCAATCGAGCACCTACGTGACGCTGTCCAAGCTCGAAGAGTCGGGCCTCATCGAGAAAACAGTCGGCCAGAAGCGCATTCTGACCGATCTTGGTTACCACGTGGCAAATTCCCTATAGTACAATCAAGGCGGCAGCGGGCGGCTCCCGCTCGACGCCGGCGAATGTTTCACGTGAAACATTCGCGGTGCCCCCAGCAAGGAAGCAAGCTATGAACAGCGAAAAACTCGAGCAGGTCTGGTCGGAAGTATGCGACCAGGTGAAAAGCTACAACAATATCGACCCATCGCAGATCAACGCGTTCTTCTCGCGTCTGCATCCGCAGGCCATGAGCGACGGCTTCCTCATGGTCACGGCCGACAACGACTTCATCAAGACATGGATCGAGCGCCATTACGTCGAATTCATCAAGCGCGCGTTGAACGACCTGTACCACATGCCGTTTACGGTGATCATCGAAGTGGACATCACGGCGGCGGAGCAAGCGGCCGCCCCGGCCCCCGCCCCTTCGGCCCAGCCGGCGCCCGCACCGGCGCCGAGCCCCGCGCCGATCGCTTCCCCCGCGGCGTCGGTTCGCGACGCAGGCGGCGACGCGCGCGAACCTGAGAGCATCCTTCGCACCCCCGGATCGGAACGCGACGAGGACGATCGGCCGCGCGAGATCGCGCTCGACGGCCCCGACAGCCCGGCGTCCACGCTCACGTTCGAGAACTTCGTCATCGGCGACTCGAACCGCATGGCGTACTCGATGGCCGTGGCCGTGGCCGAGATGCCGGGCAAGGCCCACCTCAACCCGCTGTTCATCTACGGCAAGTCGGGCTTGGGGAAAACGCACCTCATGCGCGCCATCCAGAACTACATCAACGAGACGATGCCGCAACTGTCCACCATCTACGTCGACTCGGCCGAGCTGCTGAGCGACTACATGGAGGCCAGCGCCGCGCACGACAAGCAGAAGTCCAGCTACAAGAACTTCAAGACGCGCTACGAAGAGGCCGACGTCCTGCTCATCGACGACGTTCAGTACCTGCAGGGAAAGAAGCAGACGCTCGACATCGTGTTCCAGATATTCAACAAGCTGACCAGCCAGGGCCGCCAGGTGGTGCTGTCGGCCGACCGCGCGCCGAAGAACATCGACATCGACGAGCGCTACCGCAGCCGCTTCAACTCGGGCGGCACGTTCGACATCCAGCCTCCCGAGATCGAGACGAAGCTGGGCATCGTGAAGAGCTTCGTGGACGAGTACCGCGAATCGGAAGGATCGTCCGACTTCAACATCCCCGAGGACATCCAGATGTACATCGCGGAAAGCTCGAGCTCCAACATCCGCGAGCTGAAGAGCGCCGTCACGAAGGTGATCTACCAGATGACGTTCTTCAACCAGCCCAACCTCAAGTTGGACGACGTGCGCACGCTGTTGGAGAACCATTTCACGGGCGGGCCGTCGAAGCGCCTCACCATTGCCGACATTCAAAAGGAAGTGGAGAACTTCTACAAGGTGAGCCACGCCGACCTGGTGGGCAAGAAGCGCACGCGCAACATCATCTACGCGCGACAGATCGCTATCTATTTATGTCGTCAGATGCTCGACCTGCCGTTCAACGACATCGGCAAGAAGTTCAACCGCGACCACTCCACCGTGATGTACTCGGTGACGAACGTCGAAGAGAAGATGAAGGAGAACCGCGAGCTGCGCGAGGAGCTGGAGGCGCTGCGCGGGCTCATCAACGAGATGTAGCGTACGAGCGTTCGGCGGAAAGATGACTGAAACATGACTGACAAGTTGCCGAAAAGTGGTACAACCCTAGGGAAAGATAATAAAGGCGATAATTGATGTTGATGGAGGGTACCCGATCTACACGATCGATTCGGGAGGAATTCTGAACGTTGACGTGCACAAACGCCAGTTATCCACATTTCCACCGTCCTTATTATTACAACTATTAAAACCTTAGATATATTAAGGGAAGATCAAAAACAAAGAGCACAACCCGAAAACACGTCGATGAAGTCATACCGATCATGCGCAATGTTTCACGTGAAACATTCGAACCTCTATAATGGCGGAAGCGCTCGCTGCTTCTAGAGAAAGGGAACGTCTTGAAATTCAGCATCAACCAATCGGAATTGCAGAACGCGTTGTCGGTGGTGCTCAAGGGCATCGCCACCCGATCGACGCTTCCCATTCTGTCGGGCATCTACCTCGACGCGCACGATGACACCCTCACGCTCCAGGCGACCGACCTCGAGCTGTCCATCCAGTACTCGGTCTCGGCGCTCATCGAGGAGACGGGCAAGGCCGTGGTTCCCGGCAAGCTGTTCTCCGAGATCGTGAAGAACCTGCCCGACGCCGCCGTGCACGTGGAAGCCGAAGACGACTCCGCGGTCATCACGTGCGATACGGCGTCGTTCTCCATCAAGACGCTCGATGCCGAGGATTTCCCCGGATTCCCGCACGTGGACGTGCAGCAGGAAGTGTCCATCCCGTTCTCGCAGTTCTCGTCGATGGTGAAGCGCGTCGCGCGCGTCGTGTCGAAGGACGAGAGCCGCGCCATCCTCACGGGCGTGCTCATCACGTTGGAGGACACCACGCTCAAGATGGTGGCCACCGACTCGTACCGCCTCGCCATCACCGAGGCCGAGCTTCCCGATGCGGCCGCCGAGGAGTTCCAGGCGGTCATCTCGGGTTCGTTCTTGCAGGAGATCTCGTCGCTGCCGCGTTCCGAGGACGACCTCAAGCTGGCGCTGGCCGAGAACCAGATCGTGGTGACGTACCACGATACCGTGTTCATCAACCGTCGCCTCGAGGGAAACTTCCCGAACTACCGCCAGCTGCTGCCCGATTCCTACGCCACGCGCGTGAGCATGGACGTGGGGCATCTCGTGGCCGGCGTGAAGCGCACGTCGCTGCTGGGGCAGACCAGCTCGCCGGTGCGCTTCGACATCAACATGGCATCGCAGACCGTGCAGCTGTCCGCCGTCGCGCAGGACGTGGGCTCGGCTCAGGAGACGCTTTCGTGCTCCGGCGAGGGCGAGGACGTGGAGATCGCGTTCAACTACGCCTACGTGCTGGACGGCCTGTCCTCCGTGAACACCGACAACGTGTTCCTCGAGGTGCAGTCGTCCATGAAGCCCGGCATCTTCAAGGCCGACGAGGGCGAGAACTTCCTCTACCTCGTCATGCCCGTGCGCATCGCGTAAGGACGCGCGCGGCCCGTCGTGGATCTGTCCATCACCCATATCTCGTTCCGGAACTTCCGCAGCTACGAAGGCTTCGACTTGGACGGCGTCGGGCCGCTCACGGTGCTCGTGGGCCCGAACGCGGTGGGCAAGACGAACGTCATCGAGGGCATCGGTCTGCTCACGGCCCAGTCGTCGTTTCGCCACGCGCCCGTCGACCAGCTCGTTCGGGCGGGCTCCGACTTCGCGCGCTTGGCGGCCGACGTCACCGACGGCAGCCGCCAGCTGGAGCTGACGGTGCAGCTGGCCGAAGGCAAGAAAAAACACCTGCTGAACGGCAAGGCGAAGCGCACGGCCGACCTGAAGGGCCTCGTGCCGTCCGTCACGTTCACGCCGGACGACCTCGAGCTGGCAAAGGGGTCCATGACGGTGCGCCGCGGCGCGCTCGACGCGCTGGGCTCGCAGCTCTCGGCGAACCACTACCTCATCCGGCGCGACTACGAGAAGGTGCTGCGCCATAAGAACCGCCTGCTCAGGGACGAAGCTCCGGCCGCACTCGTGGAGGCGATGAACGAGACCCTCATTACGTGCGGCGCGCAGCTTTCGTGTTACCGGGCGGCGCTATTCGAGAAGCTCGCGGCATCGATGGCGTCGTACTACGCCGAGATCACCGACGGCACCGAGCACCTTGAGGCGGGGTTCACGCCGTCATGGGAGGAGCACGATCCCTTCGCGTTCGCCACGCACATGTTCGGCCGCGACGAGGCGCGCGCTTCGCTGACCGACGCGCTCGCCCGGCGCGGCGGCGAGGAGCGCGTGCGGCATCGCGCGCTCGTGGGGCCGCACGCCGACCGCATCGAGTTCTTCATCGACGGCAAGAACGCCGCCCTGTTCGGCAGCCAGGGCCAGCAGCGCTCGGTGGTGCTGGCGTTCAAGCTGGCCGAGGCCACGCTCATCCAGGACATCCTGCACCAGAAGCCCGTGCTGCTGCTGGACGACGTGATGAGCGAGCTGGACGCCGCGCGCCGTCGCGCGCTGGTCGCGTTCATATCGGGGGACATCCAGACGTTCATCACCACGACGAACCTCGCCTACTTCGATGACGACCTGCTGGACGCCGCCCGCATCGTGGAGCTGGGGAGGGATCGCGCATGAGGAAGCTGGGCGAGAGCATCAACGAGCTGATGACCGTGCTGGCCGCCGGCGACGATGCGTCGCGCAAGGCGCAGCGCGCGGCCGCGGTGAACGTGGCATGGCGCAACGCCGTGGAAGCCGTGTACAAGGACGCCGCCGAGATGGTGCTCGACCACGTGAACGCCGTGTACATCATGGCTGCGGACGAGGTGGTGAAGGGCGCGCCGACGAAGGCCTCGCACACGGGGACCGGCGCCCAGCTCGTGGTGTATTCCGACGACAGCCTCATTCGGTCGGACCTCGACGCGCGCCAGGAATTCCTCAAGATGAAGTTGAAGGAGCAGGGCGAGCACGTGGAGACGTTCAAGATCCTGCCGTCGCGCTTCGACATGAAATCCCGCCATCCCTTCCGGCGCGCGGAAGCGGGCGGCGGCGGCGCGCGCCCGGCGCGTCCCGTGCGCGACGAGGCCCCGCGCGTCCCCTTGACGCCCGAGGAGCAGGCGGCGCTCGAAGCCAGCGTGGACGCGGTTGAGAGCCCGACGGTGCGACGAGCCCTCGAGAGGGCGATACGTGCCGA is a genomic window containing:
- a CDS encoding ATP-binding protein; amino-acid sequence: MDNQIEKADHQDESADDGVESFDYTHVHAVARIALYDDLRSAPRVTEIHPAPTAEFIESLASKIYEQAKSAGGTIPYTVIREVSENFIHARFAEATVSILDDGNTIRFADQGPGIPYKDQAQIPGFTSAIEPMKHYIRGVGSGLPIVKEYLDFSHGTITIEDNLGTGAVVTISLRAGQPSATPGDGLAPLEPAYPPRDLGPQPQPQSQPQAPMQQQPAYPVQYGYANPPYPQEQAPVPASARPPYGYEPEPQYIPPRYAQDPYAGGNPYYPPTAAPSYRAQGMAAQHSMAPLIPPLSQRERDFLPIFLNEGALGVTDLSRLTGVPQSSTYVTLSKLEESGLIEKTVGQKRILTDLGYHVANSL
- the dnaA gene encoding chromosomal replication initiator protein DnaA; amino-acid sequence: MNSEKLEQVWSEVCDQVKSYNNIDPSQINAFFSRLHPQAMSDGFLMVTADNDFIKTWIERHYVEFIKRALNDLYHMPFTVIIEVDITAAEQAAAPAPAPSAQPAPAPAPSPAPIASPAASVRDAGGDAREPESILRTPGSERDEDDRPREIALDGPDSPASTLTFENFVIGDSNRMAYSMAVAVAEMPGKAHLNPLFIYGKSGLGKTHLMRAIQNYINETMPQLSTIYVDSAELLSDYMEASAAHDKQKSSYKNFKTRYEEADVLLIDDVQYLQGKKQTLDIVFQIFNKLTSQGRQVVLSADRAPKNIDIDERYRSRFNSGGTFDIQPPEIETKLGIVKSFVDEYRESEGSSDFNIPEDIQMYIAESSSSNIRELKSAVTKVIYQMTFFNQPNLKLDDVRTLLENHFTGGPSKRLTIADIQKEVENFYKVSHADLVGKKRTRNIIYARQIAIYLCRQMLDLPFNDIGKKFNRDHSTVMYSVTNVEEKMKENRELREELEALRGLINEM
- the dnaN gene encoding DNA polymerase III subunit beta — translated: MKFSINQSELQNALSVVLKGIATRSTLPILSGIYLDAHDDTLTLQATDLELSIQYSVSALIEETGKAVVPGKLFSEIVKNLPDAAVHVEAEDDSAVITCDTASFSIKTLDAEDFPGFPHVDVQQEVSIPFSQFSSMVKRVARVVSKDESRAILTGVLITLEDTTLKMVATDSYRLAITEAELPDAAAEEFQAVISGSFLQEISSLPRSEDDLKLALAENQIVVTYHDTVFINRRLEGNFPNYRQLLPDSYATRVSMDVGHLVAGVKRTSLLGQTSSPVRFDINMASQTVQLSAVAQDVGSAQETLSCSGEGEDVEIAFNYAYVLDGLSSVNTDNVFLEVQSSMKPGIFKADEGENFLYLVMPVRIA
- the recF gene encoding DNA replication/repair protein RecF (All proteins in this family for which functions are known are DNA-binding proteins that assist the filamentation of RecA onto DNA for the initiation of recombination or recombinational repair.), whose product is MDLSITHISFRNFRSYEGFDLDGVGPLTVLVGPNAVGKTNVIEGIGLLTAQSSFRHAPVDQLVRAGSDFARLAADVTDGSRQLELTVQLAEGKKKHLLNGKAKRTADLKGLVPSVTFTPDDLELAKGSMTVRRGALDALGSQLSANHYLIRRDYEKVLRHKNRLLRDEAPAALVEAMNETLITCGAQLSCYRAALFEKLAASMASYYAEITDGTEHLEAGFTPSWEEHDPFAFATHMFGRDEARASLTDALARRGGEERVRHRALVGPHADRIEFFIDGKNAALFGSQGQQRSVVLAFKLAEATLIQDILHQKPVLLLDDVMSELDAARRRALVAFISGDIQTFITTTNLAYFDDDLLDAARIVELGRDRA
- a CDS encoding phosphoadenosine phosphosulfate sulfotransferase; protein product: MRKLGESINELMTVLAAGDDASRKAQRAAAVNVAWRNAVEAVYKDAAEMVLDHVNAVYIMAADEVVKGAPTKASHTGTGAQLVVYSDDSLIRSDLDARQEFLKMKLKEQGEHVETFKILPSRFDMKSRHPFRRAEAGGGGARPARPVRDEAPRVPLTPEEQAALEASVDAVESPTVRRALERAIRADKNRM